One region of Sphingomonas adhaesiva genomic DNA includes:
- a CDS encoding putative quinol monooxygenase translates to MSVKVIAFVSVKEGREEAFEAAARTCVAASRAEPGVLHYDLWREAEGERRYVFNELYADQAAVQAHMTSDHFKAFGLAARDLAAARPTIIATQPVDVA, encoded by the coding sequence ATGTCCGTGAAAGTGATCGCCTTCGTCAGCGTGAAGGAAGGCCGGGAAGAGGCGTTCGAGGCCGCCGCGCGCACCTGCGTTGCCGCATCGCGCGCGGAGCCCGGCGTGCTCCATTACGACCTGTGGCGCGAGGCCGAGGGTGAGCGTCGCTACGTCTTCAACGAGCTCTACGCCGATCAGGCCGCGGTGCAGGCGCACATGACGTCGGACCATTTCAAGGCGTTCGGCCTCGCGGCGCGCGATCTGGCCGCCGCGCGCCCGACGATCATCGCGACGCAGCCGGTCGACGTCGCCTAG
- the phhA gene encoding phenylalanine 4-monooxygenase has protein sequence MATDLLNPPEGAAADWTIPQGWDRYTAEEHATWDTLFERQARLLPGRVTPEFLEGLDVLRLSKPGIPDFEELSDRLMKATGWQVVAVPGLVPDDVFFDHLANRRFVSGNFIRRPDQLDYLEEPDVFHDVFGHVPLLTNPVFADYMQAYGRGGQRAAAMGAIGRLSRLYWYTVEFGLVRSGDALKLYGAGIVSSYTESVFALQDPSPNRIAFDLQRVMRTKYRIDDFQQNYFVIDSFDDLLDQTLNTDFAPLYAAMTDQPDIEIETILPEDRVYTRGTQARARAAG, from the coding sequence ATGGCCACCGATCTGCTCAACCCGCCCGAGGGCGCCGCCGCCGACTGGACGATCCCGCAGGGCTGGGACCGCTACACGGCCGAGGAACATGCGACCTGGGACACGCTGTTCGAGCGGCAGGCGCGGCTGCTCCCCGGTCGGGTGACGCCCGAGTTCCTGGAGGGGCTCGACGTGCTGCGGCTGTCGAAGCCGGGCATCCCCGATTTCGAGGAACTGTCCGACCGGCTGATGAAGGCGACCGGGTGGCAGGTGGTGGCGGTGCCCGGGCTGGTGCCCGACGACGTCTTCTTCGACCATCTCGCCAACCGCCGCTTCGTCTCGGGCAATTTCATCCGCCGCCCCGATCAGCTCGACTATCTGGAGGAGCCGGACGTCTTCCACGACGTGTTCGGCCACGTGCCGCTGCTGACCAACCCGGTGTTCGCCGATTACATGCAGGCCTATGGCCGCGGCGGGCAGCGCGCGGCGGCGATGGGCGCGATCGGGCGCTTGTCGCGGCTCTATTGGTACACGGTCGAGTTCGGGCTGGTGCGCTCCGGCGACGCGCTGAAGCTGTATGGCGCCGGCATCGTCTCGTCCTACACCGAATCCGTGTTCGCGCTGCAGGACCCGTCGCCCAACCGGATCGCGTTCGACCTGCAGCGGGTGATGCGCACGAAATACCGGATCGACGACTTCCAGCAGAATTACTTCGTCATCGACAGCTTCGACGACCTGCTCGACCAGACGCTGAACACCGACTTCGCGCCGCTGTACGCGGCGATGACGGACCAGCCCGACATCGAAATCGAGACGATCCTGCCCGAGGACCGCGTCTATACCCGCGGCACGCAGGCGCGCGCGCGCGCCGCGGGGTGA
- a CDS encoding DUF1244 domain-containing protein, translating to MDPLDTVPDAAAAAAFRRLVRHLRHRSDAQNVDLMGLAGFCRNCLSDWTAEAADIDRDAAREAIYGMPYAEWKAAHQQEATPEQLARMADSVKRNA from the coding sequence ATGGACCCGCTCGACACCGTCCCGGACGCCGCGGCGGCGGCCGCCTTCCGCCGGCTGGTGCGCCATCTGCGCCACCGCAGCGATGCCCAGAACGTCGATCTGATGGGGCTCGCCGGCTTCTGCCGCAACTGCCTGTCGGACTGGACGGCAGAGGCCGCGGACATCGACAGGGACGCCGCGCGCGAGGCGATCTACGGCATGCCCTATGCCGAGTGGAAAGCGGCGCACCAGCAGGAGGCGACGCCGGAACAGCTCGCCCGCATGGCCGACAGCGTGAAGAGGAACGCCTGA
- the pyk gene encoding pyruvate kinase: protein MTHIPTLDANTILPRSRKVRVLATLGPASSTPEMIATLFQAGADAFRVNMSHGDQASKVEVIRAIRDMETRFGRPTTILADLQGPKLRVGRFAGGRTVLETGSTFVLDHDQTPGDATRVRLPHREIFAAIEPGARLLLDDGKLVLRVTDHDAERIVTNVEVGGALSDNKGLNVPDVVVPMAALTDKDRSDLAFAIEQQVDWIALSFVQRPEDLAEARRLIQGHAALMAKIEKPAAIERLEEIVELCDGVMVARGDLGVELPPQSVPPLQKRIVETARKMGRPVVVATQMLESMIQSPSPTRAEVSDVATAIYDGADAIMLSAESAAGAWPVESVAMMNAIGDAVERDPAHGDRIHFTVTRPDPTTADALAEAAKNIAATVSASAIICFTTSGSTARRIARERPAVPILVLTPNPDTARRLGLLWGTHNVSTRDVGSFEEMVAKAKRIALRQGIVKAGDSVIVMAGVPFRTPGSTNVLHVVRIIGDELKSYKGPDAG, encoded by the coding sequence ATGACCCACATCCCGACGCTCGATGCGAACACGATCCTCCCGCGGTCGCGCAAGGTGCGCGTGCTCGCGACGCTCGGCCCCGCCAGCAGCACGCCCGAGATGATCGCGACGCTGTTCCAGGCCGGGGCGGATGCCTTCCGCGTCAACATGAGCCACGGCGATCAGGCGTCGAAGGTGGAGGTGATCCGCGCGATCCGCGACATGGAGACGCGCTTCGGCCGGCCGACGACGATCCTCGCCGACCTGCAGGGGCCGAAGCTGCGCGTCGGCCGTTTCGCGGGCGGGCGCACGGTGCTGGAGACGGGCAGCACCTTCGTGCTGGACCACGACCAGACACCGGGCGATGCGACGCGCGTACGCCTGCCGCATCGCGAGATCTTCGCCGCGATCGAGCCGGGCGCGCGGCTGCTGCTGGACGACGGCAAGCTGGTGCTGCGCGTGACGGATCACGACGCCGAGCGCATCGTGACCAATGTCGAGGTCGGCGGCGCGCTAAGCGACAACAAGGGGCTGAACGTCCCCGACGTCGTCGTGCCGATGGCGGCGCTGACCGACAAGGATCGCTCCGACCTCGCCTTCGCGATCGAGCAGCAGGTGGACTGGATCGCGCTGTCGTTCGTCCAGCGTCCCGAGGATCTGGCGGAGGCGCGCCGGCTGATCCAGGGGCACGCGGCGCTGATGGCGAAGATCGAGAAGCCCGCCGCGATCGAGCGGCTGGAGGAGATCGTCGAGCTGTGCGACGGCGTGATGGTGGCGCGCGGCGACCTGGGCGTCGAACTGCCGCCGCAGTCGGTGCCGCCGCTCCAGAAGCGCATCGTCGAGACCGCGCGCAAGATGGGGCGCCCGGTGGTTGTCGCGACGCAGATGCTGGAATCGATGATCCAGTCGCCCTCGCCGACGCGTGCCGAGGTGTCCGACGTCGCCACCGCCATCTACGACGGAGCGGATGCGATCATGCTGTCGGCGGAGAGCGCGGCGGGGGCGTGGCCGGTCGAGTCGGTGGCGATGATGAACGCGATCGGCGACGCGGTGGAGCGCGACCCCGCGCACGGCGACCGTATCCATTTCACCGTGACGCGCCCCGACCCGACCACCGCGGACGCGCTGGCGGAGGCGGCGAAGAATATCGCCGCGACGGTATCAGCCTCCGCGATCATCTGCTTCACCACCTCCGGCTCGACCGCGCGGCGCATCGCGCGCGAGCGGCCCGCGGTGCCGATCCTGGTGCTGACGCCCAATCCGGACACCGCGCGGCGGCTGGGGCTGTTGTGGGGGACGCACAACGTGTCCACGCGGGACGTCGGATCGTTCGAGGAAATGGTCGCCAAGGCGAAGCGGATCGCGCTGCGTCAGGGAATCGTGAAGGCGGGCGACAGCGTGATCGTGATGGCGGGCGTCCCGTTCCGCACGCCGGGATCGACCAACGTGCTGCACGTGGTGCGGATCATCGGCGACGAGCTGAAGAGCTACAAGGGGCCGGACGCGGGGTAA